CACCAGAGCTGATGGAAGTGTTGCTCCAAATAAACCAATGAAGGCACCTTCAAGTAAGAAAGGTCCGCGAATATAGCCATTCTTAGCACCTACTAAACGCATGATTTGAATTTCACGGCTACGTGAAATAATGGTGATACGAATAGTATTAGAAATCAAGAAGACTGCAATAAAAATCAATAATCCCGCTATAAATAGACCCCAGACACGAATAAAGGCAGCTAACTTAAACAAGCGTTCTGTATTGGCACCACCATCTTGAACTTCTGATACCCCTTCAATTTTCTTAGCCTCTTCTGCTACTGTCTTGACATCACTTGGTGTATTTGTATCTACTATATAAGCATCATAGAGAGGATTGGCATCACCTTCAAAGATTTTCCAGTTTTCCCCCATTGTTTCTGTCAACTTTTCATATTGTTCTTCTTTACTTGAAAAAGTGACATTCTTAACGGTTGGCATACCTTTCAAAGCATCATATACCTTATGGTAGTCGTTATTTGTAACTGTTTGGCCTTCTTTTTCAATCGTCTCACTATTATCAGCTACGTCTTTACGAATATATACCACTACTCTGACATTATTTTCAATATCTGAAGCTAATTTAGCCGTATTAAAGATGACAGATGCAAATATTGCAACCAAGGTCAAAGTAATCATAACCGAACTGACAGCAGCTACTGTCATCCAGCCATTTCGTTTCAAACTTTTTAATGATTCAAATAAATGACGAAAAAATCTATTAATCATCGTATCCATATTCTCCTTTAGCTTCGTCACGAACGACACGGCCATTTTCAATGGCAATGACACGGTGGCGTAAGGTATTTACAATCTGACTATTATGGGTAGCCATCAAGACAGTTGTACCTTGGAGATTGATGCGTTCCAACAAATTCATAATTTCCCATGAATTATCTGGGTCCAAGTTTCCTGTTGGCTCATCCGCAATCAATACTTTGGGATTGTTTACAATGGCACGAGCAATCGCAATCCGTTGTTGTTCTCCACCTGAAAGTTCATTTGGGAAAGAACGAACCTTATGCTTCAATCCAACCAAGTCTAAAACTTCCATAACACGTTTTTTGATATTACGGCGACTTTCACCAATAACTTCCATTGCATAGGCAATGTTTTCATAAACCGTTTTCTTTGGCAACAGTTTATAGTCTTGGAATACTACCCCAACGCTACGACGTAGAAGTGGAATATCTTTCTTCTTGATTTTTACTAGATTAAAATTTGCTACAGTTAAGTTTCCTTTTTCGATTTTTACTTCGCGATACAAGGCACGAATAAAGGTTGATTTTCCGGCTCCTGAAGGACCTACAATATAGACAAATTCTCCGGGTTCAACAGTGACTGAGACACCTCGCAAAGCTGTCGTTCCGTTATCATACTTTTTGACGACATCTCTCATTTCAATGATTGACATATGAGTTCCTTTCTATCTTAGCTGATTCGCCACTTGAGATAGGCATCGATAAAACCATCTAGGTCTCCGTCCATAACCTTATCTACTTGCGCAACTTCAAAGCTAGTTCGATGGTCTTTTACCATGGTATATGGCGTGAAAACATAAGAACGAATTTGGCTTCCCCATGTGATTTCCTTTTTCTCACCTTTGAGGGAATCAACTTCCGCTGCTTTCTTTTCTTGCTCCATTTGGTATAGCTTTGCCTGCAACATTTTCATGGCACGATCTCTATTTCCATACTGGGTACGATCAACCGTTGATTGGACGACAGTTCCAGTTGGAATGTGGGTTAAACGTACACCTGTTGAAACCTTGTTGACGTTTTGTCCACCAGCACCACCTGAACGGAAGGTATCCATCTTGATGTCATCTTCCCGGATTTCCACTTCAATGGTATCGTCCAACTCAGGCATCACTTCTACGGATGTGAAAGAGGTATGGCGACGTTTAGCAGAGTCAAATGGTGAGATTCGCACCAAGCGGTGAACACCCATTTCTGACTTGAGAAGACCATAGGCATTAGGCCCTTCAAATGATAGGGTTACTGACTTGATACCAGCTTCATCTCCTGCTTGGTAATCCAAAACTTCTACTTTAAAGCCTTTGGCATTTCCATAGCGAGTGTACATACGAAGGAGCATATCACCCCAATCCTGTGCCTCAGTCCCACCCGATCCTGGATGGATTTCTAAGATGGCATTATTATGGTCATAAGGTTCTGATAAGAGAAGGGTCATCTCGTAACTGGCCATCATCTTATCAAGTTCGGCTAACTGCGTTACCAATTCTTCATGCACCGACTCATCTTCAGCTAAAAAGTCTAATAAAATTTCGACTTCATCCTGCAACTCTTCCATTTTGTGGAAGGTGTTGTAGGTGTTTTTTAATTCATTTAATTCTTGCGACGTTTTTTGGGCCGCGATATTATCGTTCCAAAAATCAGGTTCTGTCATCTTGTTTTCCAAGATAGCAATCTCTTCTTCTAAACCTTCGAGGTCAAAGAGACCCCCTAAAAGAAGCTAATTTTTCACGATTTGAGTCAATTTTCTGACGAATTTCTGAAATATCCATAAGTACTCCTTTTTGATATCATTTCATTATACCATAATCTCTTATTTCTTTCCATCATTTTCTCTACTCTCCTTTGAACTTGACCAATAAAGAGATTCTAGACAAGCTTTTGAGCTATTCAGAAGACTTAAAACACCACTATCAGATCTATCAGCTCTTGCTTTTTCACTTTCAGAACAAAGACCCTGAGAAATTTTTCGGACTCATTGAGGACAATCAAAAGCAGGTTCATCCTATTTTTCAGACTGTCTTTAAAACCTTTCTAAAGAACAAAGAGAAAATCATCAACGCCCTTCAACTACACTATTCTAACGCCAAATTAGAAGCAACCAATAATCTCATCAAACTTATCAAACACAATGCCTTTGGATTTCGGAACTTTGAAAACTTCAAAAAGAGGATTTTTCGCTCTGAACATCAAAAAAGAAAGGACGAATTTCGTCCTTTCTTTAGCTTAGCTTTTTTCAATCATTTACAGTTGATAGATAGCCAAGACTTTCAGTTTTTAGTCTTCTTTTTTCTTGCGAGAAAGAAGTCCAAATCCGCTAAGGGCTCCAAGAAGTCCAAGCGCTGCTAGGCCTGCATGGGCTTCTGTACCTGTATTAGGCAATTCCTTCGCTTCTTCTTTCTTAGCTGGAGTGCTATCAGATGCTTGTACTGAATTGTCCGCAACAGTTACTTTAACTGGAACTTCATCCATAGATCCATCTGGGTAAGTTACCACAACTGTTGCGTCTTTGACACCTGGTGTTGTTGTATCAACTGGTGTCTTGTATTCAAACTTAGTTCCATCTGGTAGGTCTCCTACGTTTCCGATTGAATCTTTAGCGTTTGGAGTTTCACCTTTGTTCACTGTTTGATCTTTAGCTACTGGTGTGTTCTTGTCCGCATCTGTGCTTGGATCTTTAACAGTTACTTTAACTGGAACTTCATCTTTAGAACCATCTGGGTAAGTTACCACAACTGTAGCATCTTTGTCACCTGGTGTTGTTGTATCAACTGGTGTCTTGTACTCAAACTTAGTTCCATTTGGTAGGTCTCCTACGTTTCCGATTGAATCTTTAGCGTTTGGAGTTTCACCTTTGTTCACTGTTTGATCTTTAGCTACTGGTGTGTTCTTATCCGCATCTGTGCTTGGTGTTGAAGGCGCTGGCATGTTTGGTGTTGAAGGCGCTGGCATATTTGGAGTTACTACCTTAACGGTTACTGGAACTTCATCTTTAGAACCGTCTGGGTAAGTTACTACAACTGTTGCGTCTTTGTCACCTGGTGTTGTTGTATCAACTGGTATCTTGTATTCGAACTTAGTTCCGTCTGGAAGGTCTCCTACGTTTCCGATTGATTTCTTAGGATCTGGAGTTTCACCAACATTAACAGTTTGTTCTTTAGGTGTTGGTGTGTTCTTATCTGCATCAGTACGTGGATCTGTAACAGTTACTTTAACTGGAACTTCATCTTTAGATCCATCTGGGTAAGTTACTACAACTGTTGCGTCTTTGTCACCTGGTGTTGTTGTATCAACTGGTGTCTTGTATTCGAACTTAGTTCCGTCTGGAAGGTCTCCTACGTTTCCGATTGATTTCTTAGGATCTGGAGTTTCACCAACATTAACAGTTTGTTCTTTAGGTGTTGGTGTGTTCTTATCTGCATCAGTACGTGGATCTGTAACAGTTACCTTAACCGGAACTTCATCTTTAGATCCATCTGGGTAAGTTACTACAACTGTTGCGTCTTTGTCACCTGGTGTTGTTGTATCAACTGGTGTCTTGAATTCGAACTTAGTTCCTTCTGGAAGATCTCCAACGTTTCCGATTGATTTCTTAGGATCTGGAGTTTCACCAACATTAACAGTTTGTTCTTTAGGTGTTGGTGTGTTCTTATCTGCATCAGTACGTGGATCTGTAACAGTTACTTTAACTGGAACTTCATCTTTAGATCCATCTGGGTAAGTTACTACAACTGTTGCGTCTTTGTCACCTGGTGTTTTTGTATCAACTGGTGTCTTGTATTCGAACTTAGTTCCGTCTGGAAGATCACCTACGTTACCAATTGATTTCTTAGGATCTGGAGTTTCACCAACGTTAACCGTTTGATCTTTAGGAGTTGGCTCGTTCTTATCTGCTTGAGTTGGGTTTTCTACTACCTTAACAGTTACTGGAACTTCATCCTTAGAACCATCTGGGTAAGTTACAACAACTGTTGTTTTCTTATCGCCTGGTGTTTTAGTGTCTACTGGAGTCTTGTATTCGAACTTAGTTCCGTCTGGAAGATCACCTACGTTACCAATTGATTTCTTAGGATCTGGAGTTTCACCAACGTTAACCGTTTGATCTTTAGGAGTTGGCTCGTTCTTATCTGCTTGAGTTGGGTTTTCTACTACCTTAACAGTTACTGGAACTTCATCCTTAGAACCATCTGGGTAAGTTACAACAACTGTTGTTTTCTTATCGCCTGGTGTTTTAGTGTCTACTGGAGTCTTGTATTCGAACTTAGTTCCGTCTGGAAGATCACCTACGTTACCAATTGATTTCTTAGGATCTGGAGTTTCACCAACGTTAACCGTTTGATCTTTAGGTGTTGGCTCGTTCTTATCTGCTTGAGTTGGGTTTTCTACTACCTTAACAGTTACTGGAACTTCATCCTTAGAACCATCTGGGTAAGTTACAACAACTGTTGTTTTCTTATCGCCTGGTGTTTTAGTGTCTACTGGAGTCTTGTATTCGAACTTAGTTCCGTCTGGAAGATCACCTACGTTTCCGATTGATTTCTTAGGATCTGGAGTTTCACCAACATTAACAGTTTGTTCTTTAGGTGTTGGTGTGTTCTTATCTGCATCAGTACGTGGATCTGTAACAGTTACTTTAACTGGAACTTCATCTTTAGATCCATCTGGGTAAGTTACTACAACTGTTGCGTCTTTGTCACCTGGTGTTGTTGTATCAACTGGTGTCTTGTATTCGAACTTAGTTCCGTCTGGAAGATCTCCTACGTTTCCGATTGATTTCTTAGGATCTGGAGTTTCACCAACATTAACAGTTTGTTCTTTAGGTGTTGGTGTGTTCTTATCTGCATCAGTACGTGGATCTGTAACAGTT
This window of the Streptococcus sp. 116-D4 genome carries:
- the ftsX gene encoding permease-like cell division protein FtsX, with the protein product MINRFFRHLFESLKSLKRNGWMTVAAVSSVMITLTLVAIFASVIFNTAKLASDIENNVRVVVYIRKDVADNSETIEKEGQTVTNNDYHKVYDALKGMPTVKNVTFSSKEEQYEKLTETMGENWKIFEGDANPLYDAYIVDTNTPSDVKTVAEEAKKIEGVSEVQDGGANTERLFKLAAFIRVWGLFIAGLLIFIAVFLISNTIRITIISRSREIQIMRLVGAKNGYIRGPFLLEGAFIGLFGATLPSALVFIVYQMVYQSVNKSLVGQNLSMISPEVFSPLMIALLFVLGIFIGSIGSGISMRRFLKI
- the ftsE gene encoding cell division ATP-binding protein FtsE, with the protein product MSIIEMRDVVKKYDNGTTALRGVSVTVEPGEFVYIVGPSGAGKSTFIRALYREVKIEKGNLTVANFNLVKIKKKDIPLLRRSVGVVFQDYKLLPKKTVYENIAYAMEVIGESRRNIKKRVMEVLDLVGLKHKVRSFPNELSGGEQQRIAIARAIVNNPKVLIADEPTGNLDPDNSWEIMNLLERINLQGTTVLMATHNSQIVNTLRHRVIAIENGRVVRDEAKGEYGYDD
- the prfB gene encoding peptide chain release factor 2 (programmed frameshift), with protein sequence MDISEIRQKIDSNREKLASFRGSLDLEGLEEEIAILENKMTEPDFWNDNIAAQKTSQELNELKNTYNTFHKMEELQDEVEILLDFLAEDESVHEELVTQLAELDKMMASYEMTLLLSEPYDHNNAILEIHPGSGGTEAQDWGDMLLRMYTRYGNAKGFKVEVLDYQAGDEAGIKSVTLSFEGPNAYGLLKSEMGVHRLVRISPFDSAKRRHTSFTSVEVMPELDDTIEVEIREDDIKMDTFRSGGAGGQNVNKVSTGVRLTHIPTGTVVQSTVDRTQYGNRDRAMKMLQAKLYQMEQEKKAAEVDSLKGEKKEITWGSQIRSYVFTPYTMVKDHRTSFEVAQVDKVMDGDLDGFIDAYLKWRIS